A window from Setaria italica strain Yugu1 chromosome VIII, Setaria_italica_v2.0, whole genome shotgun sequence encodes these proteins:
- the LOC101767814 gene encoding serine/threonine-protein kinase CDG1, whose amino-acid sequence MWTVLGQAATVAQLVGADVGGLISMIIQAAVTAQQNKKECEQLARRVFTVGELLQHLQDPEVLRRPEIRRPLAGLDDALREAHKLVMACQDKSAVYRLVLSGRQAERFRDVQSRIDSYLLLFPVISHIDITRRLDRIYNILVPNDAAGPSSTPAFSMHQIAVQDSQNAPKIDWKEAHQVEVFTFKELVKATNNFAPDKKIGEGGFGSVYMGWLPDGREVAIKRREHGSDQGIEEFQAEVTILHSVSHKHIVRLFGSCVPQKFPVNIWKKQDEKQGDLSVVYEFLENRSLDIHLHGQPSPSPVTASWKMRIEILLGVSRAIEYLQSYAERPVIHRDVKPSNILLDASWAPRLTDFGLALTWEGPDHMECVRGTYGYAAPEYICTGALNLTSDVYSFGVVMLQLLTGKRSACFNELVKWEEGAKKDHFARYTLVELEREKQDNFASYGLVDLTVPLIEAGELWKVLDRRPAVKPTPRQLEAAELVAQAAVRCVRLQWEARPSISEVVATLETALELARCDG is encoded by the exons ATGTGGACGGTGCTGGGgcaggcggcgacggtggcgcaGCTGGTCGGGGCGGACGTCGGCGGCCTCATCTCCATGATAATCCAGGCAGCAGTGACGGCTCAGCAGAACAAGAAAGAGTGCGAGCAGCTCGCCCGCCGCGTCTTCACGGTCGGCGAGCTGCTGCAGCACCTGCAGGACCCGGAGGTGCTGCGGCGGCCCGAGATCCGGCGGCCGCTGGCCGGGCTCGACGACGCGCTCCGGGAGGCGCACAAGCTCGTGATGGCATGCCAGGACAAGAGCGCTGTGTACCGGTTGGTGCTGAGCGGAAGGCAGGCTGAGAGGTTCAGGGATGTTCAGAGCAGGATCGACTCctacctcctcctcttccccgtTATCAGCCACATAGACATCACTCGTCGTCTCGATCGAATATACAACATCCTGGTTCCAAACGACGCGGCCGGGCCATCATCTACGCCTGCTTTCTCCATGCACCAGATCGCCGTCCAAGACTCCCAG AATGCTCCAAAGATCGATTGGAAGGAAGCCCATCAGGTCGAAGTATTTACTTTTAAGGAGCTCGTAAAGGCCACCAACAACTTTGCTCCTGACAAAAAGATCGGTGAAGGCGGGTTCGGCTCGGTGTACATGGGATGGCTTCCTGACGGTCGAGAGGTAGCCATCAAGCGGAGAGAGCACGGCTCAGATCAAGGGATAGAAGAGTTCCAGGCAGAGGTGACCATCCTCCACTCAGTTAGCCACAAGCACATCGTCCGTCTCTTTGGATCCTGTGTCCCGCAGAAGTTCCCTGTGAATATCTGGAAAAAGCAGGACGAGAAGCAGGGAGATCTGTCGGTCGTCTATGAGTTTCTTGAGAACCGCTCGCTCGACATCCACCTGCACGGccagccgtcgccgtcgccggtgacGGCGTCCTGGAAGATGCGTATCGAGATACTGCTTGGGGTGTCCCGGGCCATCGAGTACCTGCAATCTTACGCAGAGCGGCCGGTGATCCACCGCGACGTCAAGCCGTCCAATATCCTTCTCGATGCGAGCTGGGCGCCGCGCTTGACGGACTTCGGTTTGGCACTCACATGGGAAGGCCCGGACCATATGGAGTGTGTCCGCGGCACCTATGGATACGCGGCCCCGGAGTACATTTGTACAGGCGCTCTTAACCTGACGAGCGACGTCTACAGTTTCGGTGTTGTGATGCTGCAGCTGTTGACGGGGAAGAGATCAGCATGTTTCAATGAATTAGTAAAATGGGAGGAGGGGGCAAAGAAGGACCACTTTGCTCGCTACAccttggtggagttggagaggGAAAAGCAGGACAACTTTGCTAGCTACGGCTTGGTGGACTTGACCGTGCCACTGATTGAGGCGGGTGAGCTGTGGAAGGTGCTGGACAGGCGCCCGGCAGTGAAGCCAACGCCGAGACAGCTGGAGGCGGCGGAACTGGTGGCGCAGGCGGCAGTGCGCTGCGTGCGGCTGCAGTGGGAGGCCCGGCCGTCCATTTCGGAAGTCGTGGCCACCCTCGAGACGGCGCTTGAGCTGGCCCGTTGCGATGGCTAG
- the LOC101768224 gene encoding probable serine/threonine-protein kinase PBL23, with protein sequence MHQIAVQDSQNAPKIDWKEAHQVEVFTFKELVKATNNFAPDKKIGEGAFGSVYMGWLPDGREVAIKRREHGSIQGIEEFQAEVTILHSVSHKHIVRLFGSCVPQEKRQLLPKFWKKQNEKQGDLLVVYEFLENRSLDIHLHGQPSPSPVTASWKMRIEILLGVSRAIEYLQSYAELPVIHRDVKLSNILLDASWAPRLTDFGLALTWEGPDHTETVCGTYGYIAPEYALRGDLNLTSDVYSFGVVMLEVLTGKTSRHLLEEEREKEIRAYEEEKKREVRELEEEREEWEEEQQKRDEWKETEEGDECEEEDTTEERDEETEERAKQDNFARYNSYTLVELAVPLIEAGELWKVLDRRPAVKPTPRQLEAAELVAQEAVRCVRLQWEARPSISEVVATLETALELARCDG encoded by the exons ATGCACCAGATCGCCGTCCAGGACTCCCAG AATGCTCCAAAGATCGATTGGAAGGAAGCCCATCAGGTCGAAGTATTTACTTTTAAGGAGCTCGTAAAGGCCACCAACAACTTTGCTCCTGACAAAAAGATCGGTGAAGGCGCGTTCGGCTCGGTGTACATGGGATGGCTTCCTGACGGTCGAGAGGTAGCCATCAAGCGGAGAGAGCACGGCTCAATTCAAGGGATAGAAGAGTTCCAGGCAGAGGTGACCATCCTCCACTCAGTTAGCCACAAGCATATCGTCCGTCTCTTTGGATCCTGTGTCCCGCAGGAGAAGCGCCAGCTTCTTCCGAAGTTCTGGAAAAAGCAGAACGAGAAGCAGGGAGATCTGTTGGTCGTCTATGAGTTTCTTGAGAACCGCTCGCTCGACATCCACCTGCACGGCcagccatcgccgtcgccggtgaCGGCGTCCTGGAAGATGCGCATCGAGATACTGCTTGGCGTGTCCCGGGCCATCGAGTACCTGCAATCTTACGCCGAGCTGCCGGTGATCCACCGCGACGTCAAGTTGTCCAATATCCTTCTCGATGCGAGCTGGGCGCCGCGCTTGACGGACTTCGGTTTGGCACTCACATGGGAAGGCCCGGACCATACGGAGACTGTCTGCGGCACCTATGGATACATAGCCCCGGAGTACGCTCTTAGAGGCGATCTGAACCTGACGAGCGACGTCTACAGTTTTGGTGTTGTGATGCTGGAGGTATTGACGGGGAAGACATCAAGACATTTGttagaagaagaaagggagaaggaGATACGCGCCtatgaggaagagaagaagagagaagtacgggagttggaggaggagagagaagagtgGGAGGAAGAGCAGCAGAAGAGAGACGAATGGAAGGAAACAGAGGAGGGAGACGAGTGTGAGGAAGAGGACACGACAGAAGAACGGGATGAGGAGACTGAGGAGAGGGCAAAGCAGGACAACTTTGCTCGCTACAACAGCTACACCTTGGTGGAGTTGGCCGTGCCACTGATTGAGGCGGGTGAGCTGTGGAAGGTGCTGGACAGGCGCCCGGCAGTGAAGCCAACGCCGAGACAGCTGGAGGCGGCGGAACTGGTGGCGCAGGAGGCAGTGCGCTGCGTGCGGCTGCAGTGGGAGGCCCGGCCGTCCATTTCGGAAGTCGTGGCCACCCTCGAGACGGCGCTAGAGCTGGCCCGTTGCGATGGCTAG
- the LOC105915053 gene encoding zinc finger BED domain-containing protein RICESLEEPER 2-like isoform X1 has protein sequence MLEGAHLHVRCCAHILNILVQDGMKIIHEGIKKIRELLKHIVSSPSRMQAFNEIAVVNGLPTKCGIALDIPNRWNTTFKMVAEAIKYKTVLNSYANKHAEIPPNEQEWSTTDSICKFLKTFEEATKAISAHRKPTSYMFLPLIVSIWDALDNPSWQTSVALQDLAAAMRIKFEKYWGRDFDESNQPIPRRNKKDYDVNLGIVIATMLDPRGKAEYAEFFYQKICSNIDQIDSSVDAALVWMKKYFLEYEQRLRRVNAYSVTYSSEGSICVGSPVLAKRQLGSEFANFKSSRRKTRPPKSEFDIYFEEDCVEDIENFDILAWWKAHAEKFPILSVMARDFLTIPLSTVSSESAFSLGGRILGESRSSLTPEMLEALVCGKDWYSRKKMQTMKVNKLVKIRLVKWSPLSLHQTSEMDFDISQATRCSGTEFLKNTTARVYIKPVENHRKPYFFEVLPC, from the exons ATGCTTGAGGGTGCACATTTGCATGTGAGATGTTGTGCGCATATCCTGAATATTTTGGTTCAAGATGGGATGAAAATTATTCATGAGGGGATAAAGAAGATTCGGGAGCTCTTGAAGCACATTGTCTCTTCGCCCTCAAGAATGCAAGCTTTTAATGAAATTGCAGTGGTGAATGGTCTTCCAACAAAATGTGGTATTGCTCTTGACATACCCAACCGTTGGAATACCACCTTCAAGATGGTTGCAGAAGCAATCAAGTACAAGACCGTCCTAAATAGCTATGCAAATAAACATGCAGAAATTCCTCCAAATGAACAAGAATGGAGCACAACTGATTCAATCTGTAAGTTTCTTAAAACTTTTGAAGAGGCTACAAAAGCAATATCGGCTCATAGGAAACCAACTTCATACATGTTCTTGCCTTTAATTGTTTCAATTTGGGATGCCTTGGATAACCCTTCTTGGCAGACAAGTGTGGCACTACAAGACCTGGCTGCAGCCATGAGGATCAAGTTTGAAAAGTATTGGGGTAGAGATTTTGATGAGTCAAACCAGCCTATTCCTCGCAGaaataaaaaggattatgatgtCAACCTTGGAATTGTTATTGCAACAATGTTAGATCCGAGGGGAAAAGCAGAATATGCAGAGTTCTTCTACCAGAAGATTTGTAGCAATATAGATCAGATTGATTCAAGTGTTGATGCTGCTCTAGTTTGGATGAAAAAATACTTCCTGGAGTATGAGCAACGCTTGAGGAGAGTTAATGCATACTCTGTTACATATTCAAGTGAGGGCAGCATTTGTGTGGGCTCACCGGTGCTTGCGAAAAGGCAGCTAGGATCAGAATTTGCAAACTTCAAGTCAAGTCGGAGAAAGACTCGTCCACCAAAATCTGAATTTGACATCTACTTTGAAGAAGATTGTGTGGAAGACATTGAAAACTTTGACATTTTGGCTTGGTGGAAGGCACATGCTGAGAAGTTCCCGATCTTATCAGTTATGGCACGTGATTTCCTCACCATTCCTCTTAGTACCGTTTCTTCCGAATCAGCCTTTAGTCTTGGAGGTAGGATTCTTGGGGAGTCAAGAAGCTCACTAACTCCAGAGATGTTAGAAGCCCTTGTGTGTGGGAAAGACTGgtattcaaggaaaaagatgcaGACAATGAAG GTCAACAAATTAGTGAAGATCAGACTAGTGAAATGGTCACCTTTGTCACTCCATCAGACTAGTGAAATGGACTTCGACATCTCTCAG GCCACAAGATGTTCTGGAACTGAATTCTTGAAGAATACCACAG CTAGAGTATATATCAAACCAGTTGAGAATCACAGAAAACCTTATTTCTTTGAAGTATTACCATGTTAA
- the LOC105915053 gene encoding zinc finger BED domain-containing protein RICESLEEPER 2-like isoform X3 has product MLEGAHLHVRCCAHILNILVQDGMKIIHEGIKKIRELLKHIVSSPSRMQAFNEIAVVNGLPTKCGIALDIPNRWNTTFKMVAEAIKYKTVLNSYANKHAEIPPNEQEWSTTDSICKFLKTFEEATKAISAHRKPTSYMFLPLIVSIWDALDNPSWQTSVALQDLAAAMRIKFEKYWGRDFDESNQPIPRRNKKDYDVNLGIVIATMLDPRGKAEYAEFFYQKICSNIDQIDSSVDAALVWMKKYFLEYEQRLRRVNAYSVTYSSEGSICVGSPVLAKRQLGSEFANFKSSRRKTRPPKSEFDIYFEEDCVEDIENFDILAWWKAHAEKFPILSVMARDFLTIPLSTVSSESAFSLGGRILGESRSSLTPEMLEALVCGKDWYSRKKMQTMKVNKLVKIRLVKWSPLSLHQTSEMDFDISQATRCSGTEFLKNTTDEVNYL; this is encoded by the exons ATGCTTGAGGGTGCACATTTGCATGTGAGATGTTGTGCGCATATCCTGAATATTTTGGTTCAAGATGGGATGAAAATTATTCATGAGGGGATAAAGAAGATTCGGGAGCTCTTGAAGCACATTGTCTCTTCGCCCTCAAGAATGCAAGCTTTTAATGAAATTGCAGTGGTGAATGGTCTTCCAACAAAATGTGGTATTGCTCTTGACATACCCAACCGTTGGAATACCACCTTCAAGATGGTTGCAGAAGCAATCAAGTACAAGACCGTCCTAAATAGCTATGCAAATAAACATGCAGAAATTCCTCCAAATGAACAAGAATGGAGCACAACTGATTCAATCTGTAAGTTTCTTAAAACTTTTGAAGAGGCTACAAAAGCAATATCGGCTCATAGGAAACCAACTTCATACATGTTCTTGCCTTTAATTGTTTCAATTTGGGATGCCTTGGATAACCCTTCTTGGCAGACAAGTGTGGCACTACAAGACCTGGCTGCAGCCATGAGGATCAAGTTTGAAAAGTATTGGGGTAGAGATTTTGATGAGTCAAACCAGCCTATTCCTCGCAGaaataaaaaggattatgatgtCAACCTTGGAATTGTTATTGCAACAATGTTAGATCCGAGGGGAAAAGCAGAATATGCAGAGTTCTTCTACCAGAAGATTTGTAGCAATATAGATCAGATTGATTCAAGTGTTGATGCTGCTCTAGTTTGGATGAAAAAATACTTCCTGGAGTATGAGCAACGCTTGAGGAGAGTTAATGCATACTCTGTTACATATTCAAGTGAGGGCAGCATTTGTGTGGGCTCACCGGTGCTTGCGAAAAGGCAGCTAGGATCAGAATTTGCAAACTTCAAGTCAAGTCGGAGAAAGACTCGTCCACCAAAATCTGAATTTGACATCTACTTTGAAGAAGATTGTGTGGAAGACATTGAAAACTTTGACATTTTGGCTTGGTGGAAGGCACATGCTGAGAAGTTCCCGATCTTATCAGTTATGGCACGTGATTTCCTCACCATTCCTCTTAGTACCGTTTCTTCCGAATCAGCCTTTAGTCTTGGAGGTAGGATTCTTGGGGAGTCAAGAAGCTCACTAACTCCAGAGATGTTAGAAGCCCTTGTGTGTGGGAAAGACTGgtattcaaggaaaaagatgcaGACAATGAAG GTCAACAAATTAGTGAAGATCAGACTAGTGAAATGGTCACCTTTGTCACTCCATCAGACTAGTGAAATGGACTTCGACATCTCTCAG GCCACAAGATGTTCTGGAACTGAATTCTTGAAGAATACCACAG ATGAAGTGAACTATCTTTGA
- the LOC105915053 gene encoding zinc finger BED domain-containing protein RICESLEEPER 2-like isoform X2 codes for MLEGAHLHVRCCAHILNILVQDGMKIIHEGIKKIRELLKHIVSSPSRMQAFNEIAVVNGLPTKCGIALDIPNRWNTTFKMVAEAIKYKTVLNSYANKHAEIPPNEQEWSTTDSICKFLKTFEEATKAISAHRKPTSYMFLPLIVSIWDALDNPSWQTSVALQDLAAAMRIKFEKYWGRDFDESNQPIPRRNKKDYDVNLGIVIATMLDPRGKAEYAEFFYQKICSNIDQIDSSVDAALVWMKKYFLEYEQRLRRVNAYSVTYSSEGSICVGSPVLAKRQLGSEFANFKSSRRKTRPPKSEFDIYFEEDCVEDIENFDILAWWKAHAEKFPILSVMARDFLTIPLSTVSSESAFSLGGRILGESRSSLTPEMLEALVCGKDWYSRKKMQTMKVNKLVKIRLVKWSPLSLHQTSEMDFDISQATRCSGTEFLKNTTGLFNSWFLDAVA; via the exons ATGCTTGAGGGTGCACATTTGCATGTGAGATGTTGTGCGCATATCCTGAATATTTTGGTTCAAGATGGGATGAAAATTATTCATGAGGGGATAAAGAAGATTCGGGAGCTCTTGAAGCACATTGTCTCTTCGCCCTCAAGAATGCAAGCTTTTAATGAAATTGCAGTGGTGAATGGTCTTCCAACAAAATGTGGTATTGCTCTTGACATACCCAACCGTTGGAATACCACCTTCAAGATGGTTGCAGAAGCAATCAAGTACAAGACCGTCCTAAATAGCTATGCAAATAAACATGCAGAAATTCCTCCAAATGAACAAGAATGGAGCACAACTGATTCAATCTGTAAGTTTCTTAAAACTTTTGAAGAGGCTACAAAAGCAATATCGGCTCATAGGAAACCAACTTCATACATGTTCTTGCCTTTAATTGTTTCAATTTGGGATGCCTTGGATAACCCTTCTTGGCAGACAAGTGTGGCACTACAAGACCTGGCTGCAGCCATGAGGATCAAGTTTGAAAAGTATTGGGGTAGAGATTTTGATGAGTCAAACCAGCCTATTCCTCGCAGaaataaaaaggattatgatgtCAACCTTGGAATTGTTATTGCAACAATGTTAGATCCGAGGGGAAAAGCAGAATATGCAGAGTTCTTCTACCAGAAGATTTGTAGCAATATAGATCAGATTGATTCAAGTGTTGATGCTGCTCTAGTTTGGATGAAAAAATACTTCCTGGAGTATGAGCAACGCTTGAGGAGAGTTAATGCATACTCTGTTACATATTCAAGTGAGGGCAGCATTTGTGTGGGCTCACCGGTGCTTGCGAAAAGGCAGCTAGGATCAGAATTTGCAAACTTCAAGTCAAGTCGGAGAAAGACTCGTCCACCAAAATCTGAATTTGACATCTACTTTGAAGAAGATTGTGTGGAAGACATTGAAAACTTTGACATTTTGGCTTGGTGGAAGGCACATGCTGAGAAGTTCCCGATCTTATCAGTTATGGCACGTGATTTCCTCACCATTCCTCTTAGTACCGTTTCTTCCGAATCAGCCTTTAGTCTTGGAGGTAGGATTCTTGGGGAGTCAAGAAGCTCACTAACTCCAGAGATGTTAGAAGCCCTTGTGTGTGGGAAAGACTGgtattcaaggaaaaagatgcaGACAATGAAG GTCAACAAATTAGTGAAGATCAGACTAGTGAAATGGTCACCTTTGTCACTCCATCAGACTAGTGAAATGGACTTCGACATCTCTCAG GCCACAAGATGTTCTGGAACTGAATTCTTGAAGAATACCACAGGTCTCTTTAACTCTTGGTTCTTGGATGCTGTTGCATAG
- the LOC111258326 gene encoding uncharacterized protein LOC111258326, protein MDVHAIVLSTEFWNSVEDCLRVSAPLLIVLRVVDGDEKLIMLEVVALMNHAKEKIKLSFAIQTKKTLMKKIMDIIEKCRVKQMDHPLHGAALYLNPGKLHPLITADDDATIGQLRGCFLEVLGRMVDDKDTQAKIDAQSLDYEALRGDAFSNKLAKQNLESMSPFDWWRSYIGRAIELQRFARRIFSLCASSSGCERNWSTFKFIHTKKRNRLLHQRLNSIVFVSYTRKMKTRFQIRREKKGKSFNPLVIEEFNWDNEWADSSFVHRQALGASSSLRGCNLRRNASSNHARPSSPSLVEDDFGSDDEEDEASQDPHDDADVTDCEDAPGPNGSNNGEDIEAAANIHDEFDDGY, encoded by the exons ATGGATGTGCATGCCATTGTGCTCTCTACAGAGTTTTGGAATTCAGTTGAGGATTGCCTTAGAGTTTCAGCCCCACTACTAATTGTACTTAGGGTGGTGGATGGTGATGAGAAGCTCATAATGCTAGAGGTTGTAGCACTTATGAATCATGCAAaagagaagatcaagctaagCTTTGCTATCCAAACCAAGAAAACCTTGATGAAGAAAATTATGGATATCATTGAGAAATGTCGGGTGAAACAAATGGATCATCCTTTACATGGGGCTGCATTGTACTTGAACCCAGGGAAATTACATCCTCTCATAACAGCTGATGATGATGCCACTATTGGGCAGCTAAGAGGTTGCTTCCTTGAAGTTCTTGGAAGAATGGTGGATGATAAAGATACTCAAGCCAAGATTGATGCTCAATCCTTGGACTATGAAGCCCTTAGAGGAGATGCATTCTCAAATAAGTTGGCTAAACAAAACCTTGAGTCAATGAGCCCTT ttgATTGGTGGCGTTCATATATTGGTCGTGCTATTGAGCTTCAACGGTTTGCTAGGCGCATTTTTAGTCTATGTGCTTCATCATCTGGTTGTGAGAGGAATTGGAGCACATTCAAGTTT ATCCatacaaagaaaagaaatcgcTTGCTGCATCAGAGGTTGAATTCTATTGTTTTTGTTTCCTACACCCGGAAGATGAAGACTAGGTTTCAGATAAGGCGTGAGAAAAAAGGAAAGAGTTTTAATCCTTTGGTCATTGAAGAGTTCAATTGGGATAATGAGTGGGCTGACTCTTCTTTTGTACACCGTCAAG CTCTTGGTGCATCAAGCTCGCTCCGAGGATGCAATCTCAGAAGGAATGCTAGCAGCAACCATGCAAGACCTTCTAGCCCAAGTTTGGTTGAAGATGACTTTGGTtcagatgatgaagaagatgaagcaagTCAAGACCCACATGACGATGCTGATGTCACAGATTGCGAAGATGCTCCTGGTCCTAATGGCTCCAACAATGGAGAGGACATTGAGGCTGCTGCAAACATCCATGATGAATTTGATGATGGATATTGA
- the LOC101757408 gene encoding bidirectional sugar transporter SWEET14: MAGLSLDHPLAFTFGLLGNIISFMTYLAPLPTFYRIYKTKSTEGFQSVPYVVALFSAMLWIYYALLKSDEFLLITVNAAGCVIETLYITMYLAYAPKKAKLFTAMILLLLNVGVFGLILLLTMLLAAGEKRVVLLGWVCVGFAVSVFVAPLSIIRQVVRTRSVEFMPFFLSLSLTVSAVVWFLYGLLIKDKYVALPNVIGFTFGVIQMGLYALYRNATPRVPAKEVADVKATVVDDTFKVPEHVVTIAKLGAPAVEILTSEVHPVESPPTEEAKKEDDEPLEEELGDASKKGSNTTEQV, encoded by the exons ATGGCTGGCCTATCTCTTGATCATCCATTGGCCTTCACCTTTGGCCTCCTCG GCAACATCATCTCCTTCATGACCTACCTGGCCCCACT GCCGACGTTCTACCGGATCTACAAGACCAAGTCGACGGAGGGATTCCAGTCGGTGCCTTACGTGGTGGCTCTGTTCAGCGCGATGCTGTGGATCTACTACGCACTTCTCAAGTCCGATGAGTTCCTGCTCATCACCGTCAACGCCGCCGGCTGCGTCATCGAGACTCTATACATCACCATGTACCTCGCCTACGCGCCCAAGAAGGCCAAG CTGTTCACGGCCATGATCCTGCTGCTCCTGAACGTGGGCGTGTTCgggctcatcctcctcctcacgaTGCTACTTGCCGCCGGCGAGAAGcgcgtcgtcctcctcggctGGGTCTGCGTCGGCTTCGCCGTCAGCGTCTTCGTCGCCCCGCTCAGCATCATT CGCCAGGTGGTGCGCACGAGGAGCGTGGAGTTCAtgcccttcttcctctccctctccctcaccGTCAGCGCCGTCGTCTGGTTCCTCTACGGCCTGCTCATCAAGGACAAATACGTCGCA CTACCGAATGTCATCGGCTTCACCTTTGGGGTCATCCAGATGGGCCTGTACGCTCTCTACCGCAACGCGACGCCCAGGGTGCCAGCAAAGGAGGTTGCCGACGTCAAGGCGACGGTGGTGGACGATACCTTCAAGGTGCCTGAGCACGTCGTGACCATCGCCAAGCTCGGGGCGCCGGCCGTGGAGATCTTGACCAGCGAGGTGCACCCGGTGGAGTCCCCGCcaacagaggaggccaagaaggAGGACGACGAGCCGTTGGAAGAAGAGCTGGGTGACGCGTCGAAAAAGGGAAGCAACACCACTGAGCAAGTCTAG